Proteins co-encoded in one Callospermophilus lateralis isolate mCalLat2 chromosome 2, mCalLat2.hap1, whole genome shotgun sequence genomic window:
- the Entpd8 gene encoding ectonucleoside triphosphate diphosphohydrolase 8 isoform X1: MALSWKERVFMALLGTATASGLTVLVLILVEATNILLPADTKFGIVLDAGSSHTSLFVYQWPADKEKDTGLVSQALACQVEGPGISSYTSDPTQAGESLKGCLEEALALIPENQYPGTPLFLGATAGMRLLSQKNSSQAGDILAAVSGVLGQSPLDFWGAEVLAGQDEGAFAWITINYVLGRLVKYSSGEWIQPAEGTLVGALDMGGASTQISFLPRGPILDESTRATFRLYSTDYSIYTHSYLCFGRDQMLNRLLAALVQVRLSSPGALLRHPCYLSGFQTTLPLASLYESPCVHMAAQLDLTQNLTVEGTGNPGACLATIRELFNFSSCEGPGDCAFNGVYQPPVQGQFYAFSNFYYTFHFLNLTSRQPLRTVNATIWEFCQRPWRLVEDSYPGQERWLQDYCASSLYILTLLEAFGFSEETWANIEFQKQAGGTDIGWTLGYMLNLTGMIPAEAPAQWRAQSYGVWVAGVVFVVLTLTAILGAAAVQLLWVQD, translated from the exons ATGGCGCTGTCCTGGAAGGAGCGAGTTTTCATGGCCCTGCTAGGGACCGCAACAGCCTCGGGCCTCACGGTGCTGGTCCTCATCCTGGTGGAGGCCACCAACATCCTGCTGCCCGCAGACACAAAG TTTGGGATTGTGCTCGACGCCGGCTCTTCCCACACCTCTCTCTTTGTGTACCAGTGGCCAGCAGACAAGGAGAAGGACACGGGTTTGGTCAGCCAGGCCCTGGCTTGCCAGGTGGAAG GGCCTGGAATCTCCTCCTACACCTCTGACCCCACACAGGCTGGCGAGAGCCTGAAGGGCTGCCTGGAGGAGGCGCTGGCACTAATCCCAGAGAACCAGTACCCGGGGACACCCCTGTTCCTGGGGGCCACGGCCGGCATGAGGCTGCTCAG CCAGAAGAACAGCTCGCAGGCAGGGGACATCCTTGCAGCAGTGTCTGGGGTCCTGGGCCAGTCTCCTCTGGACTTCTGGGGTGCTGAGGTCCtggctggccaggatgaaggtgcTTTTGCTTGGATCACCATCAACTATGTCCTGGGCAGGCTGGTCAAG TACTCCTCTGGAGAGTGGATCCAGCCTGCAGAGGGGACGCTGGTGGGTGCCCTGGACATGGGGGGAGCCTCCACCCAGATCAGCTTCCTGCCCCGTGGCCCCATCCTGGACGAGAGCACCCGGGCGACCTTCCGTCTGTACAGCACCGACTACAGCATCTACACTCACAGCTACCTCTGCTTTGGGCGGGACCAGATGCTGAACAGGCTGCTGGCTGCGCTGGTGCAGGTCAGGCTG AGCAGCCCTGGGGCCCTCCTTCGTCATCCATGCTACCTCAGCGGTTTCCAGACCACACTGCCCTTGGCCTCCCTCTATGAGTCGCCCTGTGTCCACATGGCAGCCCAGCTGGACCTCACCCAGAACCTCACTGTTGAGGGCACAGGCAACCCTGGGGCCTGCCTGGCCACCATCCGGGAACTCTTCAACTTCTCCAGCTGCGAGGGCCCAGGAGACTGTGCCTTCAATGGGGTCTACCAGCCCCCTGTGCAGGGCCAGTTCTAC GCCTTCTCCAACTTCTACTACACCTTCCACTTCCTGAACCTCACCTCCAGGCAGCCACTCCGCACCGTGAACGCCACCATCTGGGAGTTCTGCCAGAGGCCCTGGAGGCTG GTGGAAGACAGCTACCCGGGGCAGGAGCGCTGGCTGCAGGACTACTGCGCTTCCAGCCTGTACATCCTCACACTGCTGGAGGCCTTTGGGTTCAGTGAGGAGACCTGGGCCAACATCGAGTTTCAGAAGCAG GCTGGTGGCACTGACATCGGCTGGACACTGGGCTACATGCTGAACCTGACGGGCATGATCCCGGCCGAGGCGCCAGCCCAGTGGCGGGCACAGAGCTATGGCGTCTGGGTGGCCGGCGTGGTGTTTGTGGTGCTGACCCTCACAGCCATCCTCGGGGCTGCTGCGGTGCAGCTCCTCTGGGTCCAGGACTAG
- the Entpd8 gene encoding ectonucleoside triphosphate diphosphohydrolase 8 isoform X2 yields MALSWKERVFMALLGTATASGLTVLVLILVEATNILLPADTKFGIVLDAGSSHTSLFVYQWPADKEKDTGLVSQALACQVEGPGISSYTSDPTQAGESLKGCLEEALALIPENQYPGTPLFLGATAGMRLLSQKNSSQAGDILAAVSGVLGQSPLDFWGAEVLAGQDEGAFAWITINYVLGRLVKYSSGEWIQPAEGTLVGALDMGGASTQISFLPRGPILDESTRATFRLYSTDYSIYTHSYLCFGRDQMLNRLLAALVQSSPGALLRHPCYLSGFQTTLPLASLYESPCVHMAAQLDLTQNLTVEGTGNPGACLATIRELFNFSSCEGPGDCAFNGVYQPPVQGQFYAFSNFYYTFHFLNLTSRQPLRTVNATIWEFCQRPWRLVEDSYPGQERWLQDYCASSLYILTLLEAFGFSEETWANIEFQKQAGGTDIGWTLGYMLNLTGMIPAEAPAQWRAQSYGVWVAGVVFVVLTLTAILGAAAVQLLWVQD; encoded by the exons ATGGCGCTGTCCTGGAAGGAGCGAGTTTTCATGGCCCTGCTAGGGACCGCAACAGCCTCGGGCCTCACGGTGCTGGTCCTCATCCTGGTGGAGGCCACCAACATCCTGCTGCCCGCAGACACAAAG TTTGGGATTGTGCTCGACGCCGGCTCTTCCCACACCTCTCTCTTTGTGTACCAGTGGCCAGCAGACAAGGAGAAGGACACGGGTTTGGTCAGCCAGGCCCTGGCTTGCCAGGTGGAAG GGCCTGGAATCTCCTCCTACACCTCTGACCCCACACAGGCTGGCGAGAGCCTGAAGGGCTGCCTGGAGGAGGCGCTGGCACTAATCCCAGAGAACCAGTACCCGGGGACACCCCTGTTCCTGGGGGCCACGGCCGGCATGAGGCTGCTCAG CCAGAAGAACAGCTCGCAGGCAGGGGACATCCTTGCAGCAGTGTCTGGGGTCCTGGGCCAGTCTCCTCTGGACTTCTGGGGTGCTGAGGTCCtggctggccaggatgaaggtgcTTTTGCTTGGATCACCATCAACTATGTCCTGGGCAGGCTGGTCAAG TACTCCTCTGGAGAGTGGATCCAGCCTGCAGAGGGGACGCTGGTGGGTGCCCTGGACATGGGGGGAGCCTCCACCCAGATCAGCTTCCTGCCCCGTGGCCCCATCCTGGACGAGAGCACCCGGGCGACCTTCCGTCTGTACAGCACCGACTACAGCATCTACACTCACAGCTACCTCTGCTTTGGGCGGGACCAGATGCTGAACAGGCTGCTGGCTGCGCTGGTGCAG AGCAGCCCTGGGGCCCTCCTTCGTCATCCATGCTACCTCAGCGGTTTCCAGACCACACTGCCCTTGGCCTCCCTCTATGAGTCGCCCTGTGTCCACATGGCAGCCCAGCTGGACCTCACCCAGAACCTCACTGTTGAGGGCACAGGCAACCCTGGGGCCTGCCTGGCCACCATCCGGGAACTCTTCAACTTCTCCAGCTGCGAGGGCCCAGGAGACTGTGCCTTCAATGGGGTCTACCAGCCCCCTGTGCAGGGCCAGTTCTAC GCCTTCTCCAACTTCTACTACACCTTCCACTTCCTGAACCTCACCTCCAGGCAGCCACTCCGCACCGTGAACGCCACCATCTGGGAGTTCTGCCAGAGGCCCTGGAGGCTG GTGGAAGACAGCTACCCGGGGCAGGAGCGCTGGCTGCAGGACTACTGCGCTTCCAGCCTGTACATCCTCACACTGCTGGAGGCCTTTGGGTTCAGTGAGGAGACCTGGGCCAACATCGAGTTTCAGAAGCAG GCTGGTGGCACTGACATCGGCTGGACACTGGGCTACATGCTGAACCTGACGGGCATGATCCCGGCCGAGGCGCCAGCCCAGTGGCGGGCACAGAGCTATGGCGTCTGGGTGGCCGGCGTGGTGTTTGTGGTGCTGACCCTCACAGCCATCCTCGGGGCTGCTGCGGTGCAGCTCCTCTGGGTCCAGGACTAG
- the Entpd8 gene encoding ectonucleoside triphosphate diphosphohydrolase 8 isoform X3, with protein sequence MALSWKERVFMALLGTATASGLTVLVLILVEATNILLPADTKFGIVLDAGSSHTSLFVYQWPADKEKDTGLVSQALACQVEGPGISSYTSDPTQAGESLKGCLEEALALIPENQYPGTPLFLGATAGMRLLSQKNSSQAGDILAAVSGVLGQSPLDFWGAEVLAGQDEGAFAWITINYVLGRLVKYSSGEWIQPAEGTLVGALDMGGASTQISFLPRGPILDESTRATFRLYSTDYSIYTHSYLCFGRDQMLNRLLAALVQSSPGALLRHPCYLSGFQTTLPLASLYESPCVHMAAQLDLTQNLTVEGTGNPGACLATIRELFNFSSCEGPGDCAFNGVYQPPVQGQFYVEDSYPGQERWLQDYCASSLYILTLLEAFGFSEETWANIEFQKQAGGTDIGWTLGYMLNLTGMIPAEAPAQWRAQSYGVWVAGVVFVVLTLTAILGAAAVQLLWVQD encoded by the exons ATGGCGCTGTCCTGGAAGGAGCGAGTTTTCATGGCCCTGCTAGGGACCGCAACAGCCTCGGGCCTCACGGTGCTGGTCCTCATCCTGGTGGAGGCCACCAACATCCTGCTGCCCGCAGACACAAAG TTTGGGATTGTGCTCGACGCCGGCTCTTCCCACACCTCTCTCTTTGTGTACCAGTGGCCAGCAGACAAGGAGAAGGACACGGGTTTGGTCAGCCAGGCCCTGGCTTGCCAGGTGGAAG GGCCTGGAATCTCCTCCTACACCTCTGACCCCACACAGGCTGGCGAGAGCCTGAAGGGCTGCCTGGAGGAGGCGCTGGCACTAATCCCAGAGAACCAGTACCCGGGGACACCCCTGTTCCTGGGGGCCACGGCCGGCATGAGGCTGCTCAG CCAGAAGAACAGCTCGCAGGCAGGGGACATCCTTGCAGCAGTGTCTGGGGTCCTGGGCCAGTCTCCTCTGGACTTCTGGGGTGCTGAGGTCCtggctggccaggatgaaggtgcTTTTGCTTGGATCACCATCAACTATGTCCTGGGCAGGCTGGTCAAG TACTCCTCTGGAGAGTGGATCCAGCCTGCAGAGGGGACGCTGGTGGGTGCCCTGGACATGGGGGGAGCCTCCACCCAGATCAGCTTCCTGCCCCGTGGCCCCATCCTGGACGAGAGCACCCGGGCGACCTTCCGTCTGTACAGCACCGACTACAGCATCTACACTCACAGCTACCTCTGCTTTGGGCGGGACCAGATGCTGAACAGGCTGCTGGCTGCGCTGGTGCAG AGCAGCCCTGGGGCCCTCCTTCGTCATCCATGCTACCTCAGCGGTTTCCAGACCACACTGCCCTTGGCCTCCCTCTATGAGTCGCCCTGTGTCCACATGGCAGCCCAGCTGGACCTCACCCAGAACCTCACTGTTGAGGGCACAGGCAACCCTGGGGCCTGCCTGGCCACCATCCGGGAACTCTTCAACTTCTCCAGCTGCGAGGGCCCAGGAGACTGTGCCTTCAATGGGGTCTACCAGCCCCCTGTGCAGGGCCAGTTCTAC GTGGAAGACAGCTACCCGGGGCAGGAGCGCTGGCTGCAGGACTACTGCGCTTCCAGCCTGTACATCCTCACACTGCTGGAGGCCTTTGGGTTCAGTGAGGAGACCTGGGCCAACATCGAGTTTCAGAAGCAG GCTGGTGGCACTGACATCGGCTGGACACTGGGCTACATGCTGAACCTGACGGGCATGATCCCGGCCGAGGCGCCAGCCCAGTGGCGGGCACAGAGCTATGGCGTCTGGGTGGCCGGCGTGGTGTTTGTGGTGCTGACCCTCACAGCCATCCTCGGGGCTGCTGCGGTGCAGCTCCTCTGGGTCCAGGACTAG